Proteins encoded by one window of Pseudomonadota bacterium:
- a CDS encoding DUF938 domain-containing protein, giving the protein MKPFAPACERNREPILQVLRPTLAQWARPRVLEIGSGTGQHGVFFAAALPHLTWIMSDRPGNHAGIEAWCDEAALANVEGPHVLDVAQAEGGFVPAVEVVYSANTAHIMSWPEVMRMMAIASGSLLPGGCLLLYGPFKRGGEHTSEGNERFDRSLRESAPHMGIRDLEAVDGLAAANGLTCEEVHEMPANNLTVRWRREAGGV; this is encoded by the coding sequence ATGAAACCGTTCGCTCCTGCTTGCGAGCGAAACCGCGAGCCGATCCTGCAGGTGTTGCGACCCACGCTCGCGCAGTGGGCACGTCCACGGGTACTCGAGATCGGATCCGGGACCGGTCAGCACGGGGTCTTCTTCGCCGCCGCACTACCCCACCTCACCTGGATAATGAGTGACCGGCCCGGGAACCACGCGGGCATCGAAGCCTGGTGCGACGAGGCCGCGCTCGCGAACGTCGAGGGCCCGCACGTGCTCGATGTGGCCCAGGCCGAGGGCGGGTTCGTGCCCGCGGTCGAGGTGGTCTACAGCGCGAACACCGCACACATCATGAGCTGGCCGGAGGTCATGCGGATGATGGCGATCGCGTCGGGCAGTCTCTTACCCGGTGGCTGCTTGTTGCTGTACGGACCCTTCAAGCGAGGCGGTGAACACACCAGTGAGGGCAATGAGCGCTTCGACCGATCCTTGCGCGAGTCTGCGCCGCATATGGGGATTCGCGACCTGGAGGCTGTGGATGGCTTGGCGGCAGCCAACGGTCTCACGTGCGAGGAGGTGCACGAGATGCCCGCCAACAATCTGACGGTGCGCTGGCGGCGCGAAGCGGGCGGCGTCTAG
- a CDS encoding efflux RND transporter periplasmic adaptor subunit — MTEAPLRTDRRAWMASGALSSLLLLAAPTLLAQGGPPGGFPAPPVRVERAQITSLAPTIPVPGSVLSRDDTRLAAEAAGRLVALAEVGDRVAAGDIIAQVDDALLRQERAQIDAERARAASQLAFLEREVSRLTKLAATNVAAERELDDTRSQRDVAARDRDVIDARLAQNQINLDRASLRAPFNGMITQRFVNPGERVAIGDQVLRVVGNERIEIISQTTVTAARYLYVGGNVTVADETGRQGVGLVRTIVPFGDSTRHMYEMRIDVPAEDWLIAQAVVLQVPVSVPEEVLAVPRDALVLRQEDTYVMRINGDDEAERVDVATGLSAGALIAVTGDLQPGDRVVVRGAERLMPGTKVRVLAAPEPLGPAAAEVSEDG, encoded by the coding sequence ATGACCGAAGCCCCCCTACGCACCGACCGCCGCGCTTGGATGGCGAGCGGTGCCCTGTCGTCACTGCTGCTGCTAGCCGCGCCGACGCTGCTCGCCCAAGGCGGCCCGCCGGGCGGATTCCCGGCGCCGCCGGTGCGGGTGGAACGCGCCCAGATCACCTCCCTGGCGCCGACGATCCCCGTGCCCGGATCGGTGCTCAGCCGCGACGATACGCGCCTCGCCGCCGAGGCGGCAGGTCGCTTGGTCGCCCTGGCCGAAGTGGGCGATCGCGTGGCTGCCGGCGACATCATCGCCCAGGTCGACGACGCCCTCCTGCGCCAGGAGCGCGCCCAGATCGACGCCGAGCGGGCGCGCGCGGCGAGTCAGCTGGCGTTCCTGGAACGTGAAGTGTCGCGCCTCACGAAGTTGGCGGCGACCAACGTGGCCGCCGAGCGAGAGCTCGACGACACGCGCTCGCAGCGCGACGTCGCCGCGCGCGACCGCGACGTCATCGACGCTCGCCTGGCCCAGAACCAGATCAACCTCGATCGGGCAAGCCTGCGCGCGCCCTTCAACGGCATGATCACCCAACGCTTCGTCAATCCGGGCGAGCGCGTAGCCATCGGCGATCAGGTGCTGCGCGTGGTGGGCAATGAGCGCATCGAGATCATCTCCCAAACCACGGTCACCGCCGCCCGCTATCTCTACGTGGGGGGCAACGTCACGGTCGCCGATGAGACCGGTCGCCAGGGCGTCGGCCTCGTGCGCACGATCGTGCCCTTCGGCGACTCCACCCGGCACATGTACGAGATGCGTATCGACGTGCCGGCCGAAGACTGGTTGATCGCGCAAGCGGTGGTCCTGCAGGTGCCCGTCTCGGTGCCGGAGGAAGTCCTGGCCGTGCCGCGCGACGCCCTGGTACTGCGCCAGGAGGACACCTACGTGATGCGCATCAACGGCGATGACGAGGCGGAGCGGGTAGACGTCGCCACGGGACTTTCGGCCGGCGCGCTCATCGCCGTCACGGGCGATCTGCAGCCCGGTGATCGGGTGGTGGTGCGCGGCGCGGAACGCCTCATGCCGGGCACCAAGGTGCGAGTGCTCGCGGCGCCCGAGCCCCTCGGCCCCGCCGCCGCAGAAGTGAGCGAAGACGGCTAG
- a CDS encoding efflux RND transporter permease subunit, giving the protein MVITRQALSNPVAVVVAVLMVLLFGSISLFGLPIQMIPSVETPRIQIQTFWRAAAPEEVESEIIEPQEDAMRGLPGLKRMTSSASRGSANIDLTFDIDVEIDRALIEVMNRLNRVPSYPADVDEPIINIGQDENRSAIAWFAVRPLPGQAIDMAAQQDFVDDVIVTAIERVPGISSASAFGGRASEVRITFDPYKAAAYGIEIPALAATTGGNNDTSGGFNEVFRRQYTMRFAGKPSLEEFGELVLDWADGSPVRLRDIATVEKTLVDRSGILSQNGGPSIAFNAQPQTGVNVLEVMAGLKETVASLNDGVVGRRGMFIRQVYDETVYIESSIGMLRTNLLLGITLAVVILWWFMRKLRATVIVALAIPVSLFFAFTALQFSGRTLNIISLAGLAFAMGMVLDAAIVVLENIVRLREQGKSSAEAAHDGASQVWAALVASTATTVAIFLPILFLRDVAGQLFADLAFTLAVAVVTSLIIAITIIPTAATTWLRNVELTDPHASWWDRGSRTVMALTDTPRRRYFWIGTLVSLAVGLTVLLKPEADYLPEGQMNFAFGFILPPPGQSIDTAETEFVDVVNERMSRFLNGEADPPMQNYFLGLFGNFGFFGMRAEDPDDSDALIDAVNATVFADIPDTIAFAQRSSIFSRLGGGREIEVNIQSRDIEATFAAAGAGLGAIQQALPGSQVRPIPGLEFAEPELRMAPNDRRIAEVGWDRKDIASVVRALGDGLFVGDYFDGDKSYDIVLRGTDWETPETLAATPLMTPTAGVTALNEVVNIERTSGPSQIRRVDRRRSVTLSVSPPDISLEEALAVLQTEVDPVIRSQLPDDGEVTYYGSADELAIALSNMARSFALAVAILFLLMAALFRSFRDSLLVILALPLATVGGVVALRLTDALVFQPMDLMTMIGFITLLGLVVNNAILLVHQTRMSEREGMSRRDSVAQAVRLRLLPILMSTLTSLFGMLPLLLVPGPGTELYRGLAAVIVGGMTVSTVFTLILLPSLLRIGEARTAHDAAPTGSSTSGGPLRESYAERHSSL; this is encoded by the coding sequence ATGGTCATCACCCGCCAGGCCCTCTCCAATCCCGTCGCGGTCGTGGTGGCCGTTCTGATGGTGCTGCTCTTCGGCAGCATCAGTCTGTTCGGCTTGCCCATCCAGATGATTCCGAGCGTGGAGACCCCACGTATCCAGATCCAGACCTTCTGGCGTGCCGCCGCGCCCGAGGAGGTGGAGTCGGAGATCATCGAGCCGCAGGAAGATGCTATGCGGGGCCTGCCGGGCCTGAAGCGCATGACCTCTTCTGCCAGCCGCGGCAGCGCGAACATCGACCTCACCTTCGATATCGACGTCGAGATCGACCGCGCCTTGATCGAGGTCATGAACCGCCTCAACCGAGTGCCTAGCTACCCGGCCGATGTGGACGAGCCCATCATTAACATCGGTCAGGACGAGAACCGCAGCGCCATCGCCTGGTTCGCCGTGCGCCCCCTGCCCGGGCAGGCCATCGACATGGCCGCCCAGCAGGACTTCGTCGACGATGTGATCGTGACCGCTATCGAGCGCGTGCCTGGCATCTCGAGCGCATCCGCGTTCGGCGGACGCGCGTCGGAGGTACGCATCACCTTCGATCCCTACAAGGCGGCAGCCTACGGCATCGAGATCCCCGCCCTCGCCGCCACCACCGGCGGCAACAACGACACATCCGGCGGCTTCAACGAAGTGTTCCGGCGCCAGTACACGATGCGCTTCGCCGGTAAACCGAGCCTGGAGGAGTTCGGCGAGCTGGTCCTCGATTGGGCTGACGGGTCGCCCGTGCGCCTGCGCGACATCGCCACCGTCGAGAAGACGCTGGTCGACCGCAGCGGCATCCTCAGCCAGAACGGCGGCCCCTCCATCGCCTTCAACGCGCAGCCGCAGACCGGCGTGAACGTGCTCGAAGTGATGGCGGGCCTGAAGGAGACGGTAGCGTCGCTGAACGATGGCGTCGTCGGACGCCGCGGCATGTTCATCCGCCAGGTGTACGACGAGACCGTCTACATCGAGTCCTCCATCGGCATGCTGCGCACCAACCTCCTCCTCGGCATCACCCTCGCCGTGGTGATCCTGTGGTGGTTCATGCGCAAGCTGCGCGCCACGGTGATCGTGGCCCTGGCCATCCCGGTCTCCCTGTTCTTCGCCTTCACCGCCCTGCAGTTCTCCGGCCGCACGCTCAACATCATCTCCCTGGCCGGCCTCGCCTTCGCCATGGGCATGGTGCTCGACGCCGCCATCGTGGTGTTGGAGAACATCGTGCGCCTGCGCGAGCAGGGCAAGTCTAGTGCGGAGGCGGCCCACGACGGCGCTTCGCAGGTGTGGGCCGCACTGGTCGCCTCCACCGCGACCACCGTGGCCATCTTCCTGCCCATCCTGTTCCTGCGCGACGTCGCCGGCCAGCTGTTCGCGGACCTTGCCTTCACCCTGGCCGTGGCGGTGGTGACGTCCCTGATCATCGCCATCACCATCATCCCCACCGCGGCCACCACGTGGCTGCGCAACGTCGAACTCACCGATCCCCACGCCAGCTGGTGGGATCGCGGGTCGCGCACGGTGATGGCGCTCACGGACACGCCGCGCCGACGCTACTTCTGGATCGGGACGCTGGTGAGCCTCGCCGTCGGTCTGACCGTATTGCTGAAGCCCGAAGCAGACTACCTACCCGAGGGTCAGATGAACTTCGCCTTCGGCTTCATCCTGCCGCCCCCGGGACAGAGCATCGACACCGCAGAGACCGAGTTCGTCGATGTGGTCAACGAACGCATGAGTCGCTTTCTGAACGGCGAAGCCGACCCGCCGATGCAGAACTACTTCTTAGGGCTGTTCGGTAACTTCGGGTTCTTCGGCATGCGCGCGGAGGACCCGGACGACTCCGATGCGCTCATCGATGCGGTCAACGCCACGGTCTTCGCGGACATCCCGGACACGATCGCCTTCGCCCAGCGCTCGTCCATCTTCTCTCGCCTCGGGGGCGGCCGTGAGATCGAGGTGAACATCCAGTCGCGCGATATCGAAGCCACCTTCGCCGCCGCCGGTGCGGGCCTCGGTGCGATCCAGCAGGCCCTGCCGGGATCTCAGGTGCGCCCGATTCCCGGCCTCGAGTTCGCCGAGCCCGAGCTGCGCATGGCGCCGAACGACCGGCGTATCGCGGAGGTCGGCTGGGACCGCAAGGACATCGCCAGCGTGGTCCGCGCCCTCGGGGATGGGCTCTTCGTCGGCGACTACTTCGACGGTGACAAGAGCTACGACATCGTGCTGCGGGGCACGGACTGGGAGACGCCCGAGACCCTCGCCGCCACCCCCTTGATGACGCCCACGGCCGGCGTGACGGCGCTCAACGAGGTGGTGAACATCGAGCGCACGTCTGGGCCGAGTCAGATCCGACGGGTCGACCGCCGGCGCTCGGTCACCCTCTCCGTGAGTCCCCCGGATATCTCCCTCGAAGAGGCCCTGGCCGTACTGCAGACGGAGGTGGATCCGGTGATTCGCAGCCAGCTGCCCGATGACGGCGAGGTGACCTACTACGGCAGCGCCGACGAGCTCGCCATCGCCCTCAGCAACATGGCGCGCAGCTTCGCGCTGGCCGTGGCCATCCTGTTCCTGCTGATGGCGGCCCTCTTCCGGTCCTTCCGCGACAGTCTGCTGGTGATCCTGGCCCTGCCTCTAGCCACCGTGGGCGGTGTCGTCGCCCTGCGCCTGACCGACGCGCTGGTGTTCCAGCCCATGGACCTGATGACGATGATCGGCTTCATCACCCTGCTCGGCCTGGTGGTGAACAATGCGATTCTGCTGGTGCATCAAACGCGCATGTCCGAGCGCGAGGGCATGAGCCGGCGCGACTCCGTGGCCCAGGCGGTGCGCCTGCGCCTGCTCCCGATCCTCATGAGCACCCTAACCAGTTTGTTCGGTATGCTGCCGTTGCTGTTGGTGCCTGGCCCGGGCACCGAGCTCTACCGCGGCCTGGCCGCGGTGATCGTCGGTGGCATGACCGTCTCCACCGTCTTCACCCTGATTCTCCTGCCGAGCCTCCTGCGCATCGGCGAAGCGCGAACGGCCCACGACGCAGCCCCCACGGGCAGCAGCACGAGCGGCGGCCCCCTGCGCGAGTCCTACGCTGAGAGGCACTCCTCCCTATGA
- the ppsA gene encoding phosphoenolpyruvate synthase: MTQYVIPFQELGLDDLPQVGGKNASLGEMIGGLSSLGVSVPDGFATTADAFREFLRQDGLDARIREVLDHLDTNDVEALAATGKQIREWISSTPLPAGLRDAIGTSYRAMCEQEGREIDVAVRSSATAEDLPDASFAGQQETFLNVRGEQDVLDTVRTVFASLFNDRAISYRVHKGFVHHEVALSVGVQRMVRSDLGASGVMFTIDTESGFSDVVFITSAYGLGETVVQGAVNPDEYYVYKPALEAGKFPILRRNLGGKAIKMIYSDGGADRVRTVDVPSVERRRFSLTDDQVQSLARQAMIIEKHYQRPMDIEWGLDGSDGQLYILQARPETVVSQAGGRIVRCKLKERGEILTTGRSIGNLIGSGPAKVISGIEQMSLVREGDVLVTDMTDPDWEPVMKLASAIVTNRGGRTCHAAIIARELGIPAVVGTGDGTRRIEPGAPVTVSCAEGDEGFVYSGRLEFERSELTLDKMPDVPVKLMMNVGNPDRAFDFAMLPHRGVGLARLEFIINRMIGVHPKALLELDAVDPFVHDEIRLQMAGFDDPVDFYVRRLAEGIATIGAAFAPEPVIVRLSDFKSNEYANLIGGDRYEPNEENPMLGFRGASRYIAEEFRPCFELECRALRMVREEIGLKNVWAMVPFVRTVGEARQVRDLLAANGLESGKHDLKIMMMCELPSNALLAEQFLEFFDGFSIGSNDLTQLTLGLDRDSGIIAELFDERDEAVKLLLTRAIEACRKAGKYVGICGQGPSDHPDLAQWLLDQGIESMSLNPDTVVETWIALAEGHGAKAGG, translated from the coding sequence GTGACCCAGTACGTGATCCCCTTTCAGGAACTAGGACTAGACGACCTGCCTCAGGTAGGCGGCAAAAATGCATCCCTCGGCGAGATGATCGGCGGCTTATCCAGCCTCGGCGTCAGCGTGCCCGACGGCTTCGCCACCACCGCGGATGCCTTCCGTGAGTTCCTGCGCCAGGATGGCCTCGATGCGCGGATCCGCGAAGTCCTGGACCATCTAGACACCAACGACGTGGAAGCCCTCGCGGCCACGGGCAAGCAGATCCGCGAGTGGATCAGCAGCACGCCCCTGCCCGCCGGCCTACGCGATGCGATAGGCACGAGCTACCGCGCCATGTGCGAGCAGGAGGGCCGGGAGATCGACGTCGCCGTACGCTCCTCGGCCACCGCGGAAGACCTGCCCGACGCCTCCTTCGCCGGCCAGCAGGAGACCTTCCTCAACGTGCGCGGTGAGCAGGACGTGCTCGATACGGTGCGTACGGTGTTCGCCTCCCTGTTCAACGATCGCGCCATCTCCTATCGCGTGCATAAGGGATTCGTTCACCACGAGGTCGCCCTCTCGGTGGGGGTGCAGCGCATGGTGCGTTCGGACCTCGGTGCCAGCGGCGTAATGTTCACGATCGACACCGAGTCAGGTTTCTCCGACGTGGTGTTCATCACCTCCGCCTACGGCCTTGGCGAGACCGTCGTGCAGGGCGCCGTGAACCCGGACGAGTACTACGTCTACAAGCCCGCTCTGGAAGCCGGCAAGTTCCCGATCCTGCGTCGCAACCTCGGCGGCAAGGCGATCAAGATGATCTACTCGGATGGCGGAGCGGATCGCGTGCGCACGGTCGATGTGCCGAGCGTCGAGCGGCGACGCTTCTCCCTCACGGACGATCAGGTGCAGTCCCTGGCGCGCCAGGCCATGATCATCGAGAAGCACTACCAGCGCCCCATGGACATCGAGTGGGGACTCGACGGCAGCGACGGTCAGCTCTACATCCTGCAGGCACGCCCGGAGACCGTGGTGAGCCAGGCGGGCGGACGCATCGTGCGCTGCAAGCTCAAGGAGCGCGGCGAGATACTCACCACCGGGCGCAGCATCGGCAACCTGATCGGCAGCGGTCCGGCCAAAGTGATCAGCGGCATCGAGCAGATGAGCCTGGTGCGCGAAGGCGACGTGCTGGTCACGGACATGACCGATCCCGATTGGGAGCCGGTCATGAAGCTGGCCTCGGCCATCGTCACCAACCGCGGTGGACGCACCTGTCACGCGGCGATCATCGCCCGCGAACTCGGCATCCCCGCGGTGGTCGGCACCGGCGACGGCACCCGCCGTATCGAACCCGGCGCCCCCGTCACTGTCTCCTGTGCTGAAGGCGACGAAGGCTTCGTCTACAGCGGACGCCTAGAATTCGAGCGCAGCGAACTCACTCTCGACAAGATGCCTGACGTGCCCGTCAAGCTGATGATGAACGTAGGTAACCCCGACCGCGCCTTCGACTTCGCGATGCTGCCCCACCGCGGCGTAGGCCTGGCGCGGCTGGAGTTCATCATCAACCGCATGATCGGGGTGCACCCGAAGGCCTTGCTCGAGCTGGACGCCGTGGATCCCTTCGTCCACGACGAGATCCGCCTGCAGATGGCCGGGTTCGACGATCCCGTCGACTTCTACGTGCGGCGCCTGGCCGAGGGCATCGCCACCATCGGCGCCGCCTTCGCGCCGGAGCCGGTGATCGTGCGCCTCTCGGACTTCAAGTCCAACGAGTACGCCAACCTCATCGGCGGCGACCGCTACGAGCCGAACGAGGAGAACCCGATGCTCGGGTTCCGCGGTGCGTCGCGCTACATCGCGGAGGAGTTCCGTCCCTGCTTCGAGCTCGAGTGTCGCGCCCTGCGCATGGTGCGCGAGGAGATCGGCCTGAAAAACGTGTGGGCCATGGTGCCCTTCGTGCGCACGGTGGGTGAGGCGAGGCAGGTGCGCGACCTGCTCGCGGCCAACGGCCTGGAGAGCGGCAAGCACGACCTCAAGATCATGATGATGTGCGAGCTGCCCTCGAACGCGCTGCTCGCCGAGCAGTTCCTCGAGTTCTTCGACGGCTTCTCCATCGGGTCCAACGATCTCACCCAGCTGACTCTGGGCCTCGATCGCGACTCGGGGATCATCGCCGAACTCTTCGACGAGCGTGACGAGGCGGTGAAGCTGTTGCTCACGCGGGCCATCGAGGCCTGCCGCAAGGCCGGAAAATACGTCGGCATATGCGGTCAGGGCCCCTCGGATCACCCCGATCTCGCCCAATGGCTGCTCGACCAGGGCATCGAGAGCATGTCCCTCAACCCGGACACGGTGGTCGAGACGTGGATCGCCCTGGCGGAAGGTCATGGCGCCAAGGCCGGCGGATGA
- a CDS encoding pyruvate, water dikinase regulatory protein — translation MAVAAKKRTVFFVSDQTGITAETMGRSLLTQFEDIEFRMITMPFVSDDEAAREAIRRINLTAELEGERPLVCATFVDDRIRGVLQTAEAYFLDFFDAFIGPLEEELGVASTHTTGRAHGQADDAVYRARIDAINFSLAYDDGLQPKSYEDADVILVGVSRSGKTPTSLYLALHYGVFAANFPLTEEHFDRDGRGLPSPIRPYQRKLYGLTIEPQVLVQIREDRKPNSRYASPQQIRFEVREAEALYKRHAVPYTNTTRSSVEEVAARIVSRMRLPVRARRD, via the coding sequence GTGGCGGTAGCGGCAAAAAAGCGCACGGTCTTCTTCGTGTCGGATCAGACGGGCATCACCGCCGAGACCATGGGGCGGAGCCTGCTGACCCAGTTCGAAGACATCGAATTTCGGATGATCACGATGCCCTTCGTCTCCGACGACGAGGCGGCCCGCGAGGCCATCCGGCGGATCAACCTGACCGCAGAGCTCGAAGGGGAGCGACCGCTGGTCTGCGCCACCTTCGTGGACGATCGCATCCGCGGCGTGCTGCAGACCGCGGAAGCGTATTTTCTGGACTTCTTCGACGCCTTTATCGGCCCCCTCGAAGAGGAGCTCGGGGTGGCCTCCACCCACACCACCGGTCGCGCCCACGGGCAGGCGGACGACGCCGTCTATCGGGCGCGCATCGACGCCATCAACTTCTCCCTCGCCTACGACGACGGCCTGCAGCCGAAGAGCTACGAGGATGCGGACGTGATCCTGGTGGGGGTGTCGCGCTCGGGCAAGACGCCCACGTCCCTGTACCTGGCCCTGCACTACGGCGTGTTCGCCGCCAACTTCCCGCTGACGGAGGAACACTTCGATCGGGACGGGCGAGGCCTGCCGTCACCGATTCGCCCCTACCAGCGCAAGCTCTACGGGCTGACCATCGAGCCGCAGGTGCTCGTGCAGATCCGTGAGGATCGCAAGCCCAACAGCCGCTACGCCTCCCCCCAGCAGATTCGCTTCGAAGTGCGCGAGGCGGAAGCCCTCTACAAGCGCCATGCGGTGCCCTACACCAACACCACGCGCTCCTCGGTGGAAGAGGTGGCGGCGCGCATCGTCAGCCGCATGCGCCTGCCGGTTCGGGCTCGACGCGACTAG
- a CDS encoding alpha-D-glucose phosphate-specific phosphoglucomutase, translating to MDLITVTTTPFDDQRPGTAGLRRRVEVFRQPHYLENFVQATLDACFSKGCTLVIGGDGRYFNDRAIQSIIRLGAAHGVARMIIGRHGWLSTPAAANLIAERNADGGLILTASHNPGGPDGDFGIKINVHGGGQASAALADQIWAHTKTLQAYRQLGAEEVDLDRLAEHDYHGMQIEVVDPLDDYCTLLEGLFDLDRLRELIGSGFRMRFDAMHAITGPYAKRLLEDTLGAPAGSVVNATPKEDFGGGHADPNPVDAAALVDFMYGDQAVDFAAASDGDGDRNMILGPGLVVSPGDSLALLAAHATCAPGYRDGLRGIARSMPTARAADRVAEALNVPCYETPTGWRFFASLLQNERISLCGEESFGTGSSHVREKDGLWAVLFWLNIIAVTGRSVDQLVHEHWARFGRDFFARHDYHIAERDRATDVMSSLEQRLGTLPGQRAGELTVADALRFDYTDPVSGEVAANQGLIVHFTDGARAVFRLSGTGTGGATLRLYADRHVTDPADVDRDRHAMLAQTMAAAAALAEIPRITGLAEPSAVI from the coding sequence ATGGATCTGATCACAGTCACCACGACACCTTTCGACGACCAACGGCCGGGCACGGCGGGCTTGCGCAGGCGCGTCGAGGTGTTCAGGCAACCCCACTATCTGGAGAACTTCGTTCAGGCGACACTCGACGCCTGCTTCAGCAAAGGCTGCACGTTGGTGATCGGTGGCGATGGTCGCTACTTCAACGATCGCGCGATCCAGTCCATCATCCGCCTTGGAGCTGCCCACGGCGTCGCGCGCATGATCATCGGACGTCACGGCTGGCTCTCCACCCCGGCCGCCGCCAACCTCATCGCCGAGCGCAACGCGGACGGGGGCTTGATCCTCACGGCCAGTCACAACCCCGGCGGCCCGGACGGTGACTTCGGCATCAAGATCAATGTGCATGGCGGTGGCCAGGCCAGCGCCGCCCTCGCCGATCAGATATGGGCGCACACCAAGACACTTCAAGCCTACCGCCAACTGGGCGCCGAGGAGGTGGATCTCGATCGCCTCGCCGAACACGACTATCACGGCATGCAGATCGAGGTCGTCGACCCGCTCGACGACTACTGCACGTTGCTCGAAGGACTCTTCGATCTCGATCGCCTACGAGAGTTGATCGGTAGTGGATTTCGCATGCGCTTCGACGCGATGCACGCAATCACGGGTCCCTACGCCAAGCGCCTTCTCGAGGACACGCTCGGTGCGCCGGCGGGCTCGGTGGTGAACGCCACCCCGAAGGAAGACTTCGGCGGCGGCCACGCCGACCCCAACCCCGTCGATGCCGCCGCCCTGGTCGATTTCATGTACGGCGACCAGGCGGTCGACTTTGCCGCGGCCTCCGACGGCGACGGCGATCGCAACATGATCTTGGGTCCCGGCCTCGTCGTCTCGCCGGGTGACAGCCTGGCCTTGCTTGCGGCGCACGCCACGTGCGCACCGGGCTACCGTGATGGCTTGCGCGGCATCGCCAGATCCATGCCCACGGCGCGGGCCGCGGATCGCGTCGCCGAGGCGCTCAACGTCCCCTGCTACGAGACGCCGACGGGATGGCGCTTCTTCGCCTCCCTGCTGCAGAACGAGCGGATCAGCCTGTGCGGTGAGGAGAGCTTCGGTACAGGTTCCAGCCACGTGCGCGAGAAGGATGGGCTGTGGGCCGTGTTGTTCTGGCTGAACATCATCGCGGTGACCGGGAGGTCCGTGGATCAGCTCGTGCACGAGCATTGGGCGCGCTTCGGGCGCGACTTCTTCGCCCGCCACGACTACCACATCGCCGAGCGCGACCGCGCCACGGACGTGATGAGCTCCCTGGAGCAGCGCCTGGGGACGCTGCCTGGACAACGCGCCGGCGAGCTCACGGTGGCCGACGCCCTACGCTTTGACTACACGGATCCCGTGTCGGGTGAGGTCGCCGCCAACCAGGGCCTCATCGTCCACTTCACCGATGGCGCCCGTGCGGTGTTTCGCCTGTCGGGCACCGGCACGGGAGGGGCCACCCTGCGGCTGTACGCCGACCGTCACGTCACCGATCCCGCCGATGTCGACCGCGATCGCCACGCGATGCTAGCCCAGACGATGGCCGCGGCGGCCGCCCTGGCGGAGATCCCGCGCATCACGGGCCTCGCCGAACCCAGCGCGGTGATCTAG
- a CDS encoding DUF1249 domain-containing protein, translated as MVADSAILTPTLAPPKSFAALMSLYESNYLRLSWIIDPLDALDEIGREYRSDVEGDCPLFMRLTEVSSYTTTLHLTYRFEEEGEEIADPDLSVRVYRDARLAEAMACGGRRFHPALSQFDTHTGAELRRRWTRNIMLNKWLEYCADRGHRFTVSQGRQD; from the coding sequence GTGGTCGCAGACAGCGCCATACTCACGCCCACGCTGGCGCCGCCGAAGAGTTTCGCGGCGCTCATGTCGTTGTACGAGAGTAACTATCTGCGCCTGTCTTGGATCATCGATCCGCTCGACGCACTCGATGAGATCGGGCGCGAGTACCGCTCTGACGTGGAGGGCGATTGCCCCCTCTTCATGCGCCTCACGGAGGTCAGCTCCTACACCACGACGCTGCACCTCACCTATCGCTTCGAGGAGGAGGGCGAGGAGATCGCCGATCCCGACCTCAGCGTGCGCGTCTACCGTGACGCGCGTCTGGCGGAGGCCATGGCGTGCGGTGGGCGCAGATTCCATCCAGCCCTGAGTCAGTTCGATACGCACACGGGCGCGGAGTTGCGTCGTCGGTGGACTCGGAACATCATGCTCAACAAATGGCTGGAATACTGCGCCGACCGTGGGCATCGCTTCACGGTGAGTCAGGGGCGACAGGACTAG